Within the Trueperaceae bacterium genome, the region CCCAACCCCGCGAGCAGCACGGCGGACCCGGCTCGTAGGCGCGGCACGCGCGTGGCGCTCGTGCGCGCGTCGAGGCGCGACTGCAGCCAGGAGCCCGCGGCCCAGCTTATGGAGCCGGTGGCGATCACCGCGCCCGTGACCGTGGACGAGTAGCCGTGGACGGAGGTGAGCATCAGCGCGAGGAACGCCTCGACGCCCACCATCGCCGCGAAGAGCAGGCCGCGTCCGGCCACGACGGCGGGCAGTCCCGGCCTGAGCCAGAGGGCGCCCGTAGGAAGGAGCTCGCGCAGGCCGAACAGGGCCGCCGCGGACCCGGGCAGCGCGAGGGCCGCGGCGAGCCACGCACGGTCGTCGCCGACGCCGACCAGGAACAGGCCGGTGCCCAGCGCCAGGAGCAGCGCCGGGGCCAGGGTGCGGACCGGCGCTGGAGGCGCCGGCGGCGGCACGAGGTGCCGGAAGCGGGGCACGGTCATCGCGCCCACGACGACCAGCAGCGGCAGGATGCCCCAGAAGACCGCGCGCCAGTGCACCGCCTCGGCCACGAAGCCGGCGACGGTCGGGCCGAGCAGCGCCGGCACGACCCAGGCGCTCGACGTCAGCGCCATCATCCGCGCCCTGCGGCTGTCGGGGTAGGCGCGGGTGATGGCCGTGAGCATGACCGTGCTGAGTCCCCCGCCGCCCAGGCCCTGCAGCACGCGACCGGCGACGACCAGCGACATCGTCGACGCCGACCCGCTCACGGCGAGCCCGAGCCCGAAGGCGACGAGGCTGAGGGCGAGGGGCCGCGCCAGCGACCCGCTGTCGGCGAGCCGGCCCGCGGCGACGGTGCCGAGCAGCGAAGCCAGCAGGAAGCCGCTGAAGATCCACCCGTAGAGCCGCAGGCCGCCGAGCTCCTCGGCGAGGCGCGGCGCCACCGTCACGACGGCCAGGGACTCGAAGGCCGCGAGCGTGACGCCGAGCAGGATCCCGATGGTCAGGGACCGCTGTGCGAGACCGGCGCCGTCAGCGGAGCGCGGTGCGGGCGACGCGTCTGCGGCTGCGGAGGGGGCGGGACGGGCGCCGGTCATCGCGCGCCAATGTATCGCCCGCCCGGCGCCGAGTCGGCACGCGCCGCCTCGCCTTCCCGCCTTCCGGTGCCTCGGGCGACTCCGGCCTGGGCCCGCCACCTTCGCGCGTCTCGCGCGCGGCGCGCCCCGCGCCGAGCTCGCCACGACGCCGGTGCGGGGTCGCTAGCTGAGGGGCCCCTCCCGCGCGGCGCGCTCGACCTTGCCGCGCTCGACCTCGGCGGCGAGGTCCTCGAGGGCGTCCCGCCAGAAGGCCCGGTAGTGCGCGAGCCACTCGTCGATGGTGCGCAGGGGGCCCGGGTCGAGCGCGTAGATCCGCCTGCGGCCCTCGGCCCGGACCGTGGCGAAGCCGGCGTCCCGCAGCACCTTGAGCTGCTGCGAGACCGCCGACTGCGTGATCCCGAACTCGTCGCCGACGACGTCGACGACCTCGCCGGACGTGCGCTCGCCCTCGGCGAGCAGCTCCACGATGCGGCGCCTCACCGGGTCGCCGAGGACCGCGAACGGGTGCACGGCCGGCCTACTCTCCCCCCTCACCCCCGCCCATGCCCGCGGACTGGTCCTCGCTCCCGCCCATGCCCGCGGGCTGCAGCTCGCCGGAGTAGAAGGCGCGCGTGGTCTCGGCGGCGGCCAGCGCCGCCTCCTCGGGCGTGCCGGCGTCGGCGTCGGCCCGGCCCCACGCCTGGCTGGAGAAGCGGTAGAGGCCCTTGGCCTCCGGCGACAGCGCCCATGCCTCCTGCGCCTCGGGCGGGCGCTCCGAGGTCGGGTCCTCCAGGTGGAGGGCCAGGCCGAGGAAGCCGAGGTCCCAGCCGACGCCGACGGCGCCAGGGCCGAACTTGTCGGTGAAGCCGGGCATCACGGGCGACTCGTGCTCGAGCTCGAGCCGCGTGCCCTCGCCGTCGGGCACGAAGCGCAGCGTCAGCCAGCT harbors:
- a CDS encoding MFS transporter; translated protein: MTGARPAPSAAADASPAPRSADGAGLAQRSLTIGILLGVTLAAFESLAVVTVAPRLAEELGGLRLYGWIFSGFLLASLLGTVAAGRLADSGSLARPLALSLVAFGLGLAVSGSASTMSLVVAGRVLQGLGGGGLSTVMLTAITRAYPDSRRARMMALTSSAWVVPALLGPTVAGFVAEAVHWRAVFWGILPLLVVVGAMTVPRFRHLVPPPAPPAPVRTLAPALLLALGTGLFLVGVGDDRAWLAAALALPGSAAALFGLRELLPTGALWLRPGLPAVVAGRGLLFAAMVGVEAFLALMLTSVHGYSSTVTGAVIATGSISWAAGSWLQSRLDARTSATRVPRLRAGSAVLLAGLG
- a CDS encoding metalloregulator ArsR/SmtB family transcription factor — encoded protein: MHPFAVLGDPVRRRIVELLAEGERTSGEVVDVVGDEFGITQSAVSQQLKVLRDAGFATVRAEGRRRIYALDPGPLRTIDEWLAHYRAFWRDALEDLAAEVERGKVERAAREGPLS
- a CDS encoding SRPBCC family protein, yielding MAEGLERHLAVMERRVAHGTRDGQQTVVVHAGRTYPTHALDLWDAVTNPDRLRRWFMPISGDLRVGGKYQLQGNAGGTIEECVEPERIRVTWEYGGGVSWLTLRFVPDGEGTRLELEHESPVMPGFTDKFGPGAVGVGWDLGFLGLALHLEDPTSERPPEAQEAWALSPEAKGLYRFSSQAWGRADADAGTPEEAALAAAETTRAFYSGELQPAGMGGSEDQSAGMGGGEGGE